The following proteins are co-located in the Larimichthys crocea isolate SSNF chromosome XXIV, L_crocea_2.0, whole genome shotgun sequence genome:
- the dpysl5a gene encoding dihydropyrimidinase-related protein 5a isoform X1 — protein sequence MRAIAMSSSSAMVRILIKGGKVVNDDCTQEADVYIENGIVQQVGKELMIPGGAKVIDASGKLVLPGGIDTSVHLEETFMNASTADDFYSGTKAALAGGTTMVIGHILPEKNESLLEAYETCRSSADSKTCCDYALHVGVTWWGPEVRAEMEKLVREKGVNSFQMFMAYKDTFMLRDSELFQALQHCKDIGAIARVHAENGELVAEGAKEALDLGISGPEGIEISRPEELEAEATHRAITIANRAHCPLYLVNVSSMAAGDVVATAKMQGKVVHGETTTAHAVLNGMQYYHQDWAHAAAHVTVPPLRLDPSTPNFLMSLLGNDTLNVVGSDHRPFTIKQRAMGKDDFTKIPHGLPGIQDRMSVIWEKGVIGGKMDENRFVAVTSSNAAKIYNLYPRKGRIIAGADADIVVWDPEGSKTISVDNQVQGGDVNLYEGLRCHGVPLVTISRGRLVYENGIFMCAEGSGKFCPLRTFPDYLYKKMVQREKCQAVKAVEREPYTGEVVTVANSAKRDFGASDLDTPTRPCTRHGGVRDLHESSFALSGAQIDDKIPKRSSARILAPPGGRSSGIW from the exons ATGAG AGCTATAGCCATGTCTTCCAGCTCAGCGATGGTGCGCATCCTGATCAAGGGTGGCAAGGTGGTGAACGACGACTGCACCCAGGAGGCAGACGTCTACATCGAGAACGGCATCGTCCAGCAGGTTGGGAAGGAGCTGATGATTCCAGGTGGAGCCAAAGTGATCGACGCCTCTGGAAAACTCGTCCTACCCGGCGGCATCGACACCAGCGTCCACCTGGAGGAGACCTTCATGAACGCGAGCACGGCGGACGACTTCTACAGCGGTACCAAG GCCGCTCTAGCCGGAGGTACAACAATGGTGATCGGACACATTCTGCCAGAGAAGAATGAGTCTTTGCTGGAAGCTTACGAGACGTGCCGCAGCTCGGCGGACTCCAAAACCTGCTGTGACTACGCTCTGCACGTGGGCGTTACTTGGTGGGGACCCGAG GTGCGAGCTGAGATGGAGAAGCtggtgagagagaaaggagtgAATTCCTTCCAGATGTTCATGGCCTATAAGGATACGTTCATGCTGAGGGACAGCGAGCTCTTCCAGGCTCTGCAGCACTGTAAGGACATCGGAGCTATCGCAAGAGTCCATGCTGAGAACGGGGAACTGGTGGCAGAG GGTGCAAAAGAAGCCTTGGACCTGGGCATCAGTGGCCCAGAGGGGATTGAAATCAGTAGGCCTGAAGAG CTGGAAGCAGAGGCGACCCACAGGGCGATAACCATCGCCAACAGG GCCCACTGCCCGCTCTATCTTGTCAACGTGTCCAGTATGGCCGCAGGAGACGTGGTGGCTACTGCCAAGATGCAGG GTAAGGTGGTCCACGGTGAGACGACCACAGCCCATGCTGTGCTGAACGGCATGCAGTATTATCATCAGGACTGGGCCCATGCCGCTGCCCATGTCACCGTGCCTCCTCTCCGTCTGGATCCAAGTACTCCCAATTTCCTGATGAGCCTGCTGGGAAA TGACACTCTGAACGTTGTGGGGTCCGACCACCGTCCGTTCACCATCAAACAGAGAGCCATGGGCAAGGATGATTTCACAAAGATCCCCCACGGGCTTCCTGGCATTCAGGACCGCATGAGCGTCATCTGGGAGAAAGGAGTG ATCGGAGGTAAGATGGATGAGAATCGCTTTGTAGCAGTCACAAGCTCAAACGCAGCCAAGATCTACAACCTCTACCCGAGGAAAGGGAGGATCATCGCAGGAGCAGATGCTGATATAGTGGTCTGGGACCCCGAGGGATCCAA GACCATTTCTGTGGATAACCAGGTCCAGGGAGGAGACGTGAACCTGTATGAAGGCCTCCGTTGTCACGGCGTACCCCTGGTCACCATCAGCCGTGGTCGTCTGGTCTATGAAAATGGCATTTTCATGTGTGCCGAGGGCTCTGGAAAGTTTTGCCCCCTGAGAACCTTCCCGGATTACCTTTACAAGAAGATGGTTCAGAGAGAAAAG TGTCAGGCCGTGAAAGCTGTCGAACGGGAGCCCTACACAGGTGAAGTTGTTACTGTTGCCAACTCGGCAAAGAGAGATTTCGGGGCTTCGGATCTGGACACTCCGACGCGCCCCTGCACCAGGCACGGCGGCGTGAGGGACCTCCACGAGTCCAGCTTTGCCCTGTCTG GTGCTCAGATCGACGACAAAATTCCAAAGAGATCCTCGGCCAGGATCCTCGCCCCGCCTGGAGGAAGATCCAGCGGGATCTGGTAA
- the dpysl5a gene encoding dihydropyrimidinase-related protein 5a isoform X2 yields the protein MSSSSAMVRILIKGGKVVNDDCTQEADVYIENGIVQQVGKELMIPGGAKVIDASGKLVLPGGIDTSVHLEETFMNASTADDFYSGTKAALAGGTTMVIGHILPEKNESLLEAYETCRSSADSKTCCDYALHVGVTWWGPEVRAEMEKLVREKGVNSFQMFMAYKDTFMLRDSELFQALQHCKDIGAIARVHAENGELVAEGAKEALDLGISGPEGIEISRPEELEAEATHRAITIANRAHCPLYLVNVSSMAAGDVVATAKMQGKVVHGETTTAHAVLNGMQYYHQDWAHAAAHVTVPPLRLDPSTPNFLMSLLGNDTLNVVGSDHRPFTIKQRAMGKDDFTKIPHGLPGIQDRMSVIWEKGVIGGKMDENRFVAVTSSNAAKIYNLYPRKGRIIAGADADIVVWDPEGSKTISVDNQVQGGDVNLYEGLRCHGVPLVTISRGRLVYENGIFMCAEGSGKFCPLRTFPDYLYKKMVQREKCQAVKAVEREPYTGEVVTVANSAKRDFGASDLDTPTRPCTRHGGVRDLHESSFALSGAQIDDKIPKRSSARILAPPGGRSSGIW from the exons ATGTCTTCCAGCTCAGCGATGGTGCGCATCCTGATCAAGGGTGGCAAGGTGGTGAACGACGACTGCACCCAGGAGGCAGACGTCTACATCGAGAACGGCATCGTCCAGCAGGTTGGGAAGGAGCTGATGATTCCAGGTGGAGCCAAAGTGATCGACGCCTCTGGAAAACTCGTCCTACCCGGCGGCATCGACACCAGCGTCCACCTGGAGGAGACCTTCATGAACGCGAGCACGGCGGACGACTTCTACAGCGGTACCAAG GCCGCTCTAGCCGGAGGTACAACAATGGTGATCGGACACATTCTGCCAGAGAAGAATGAGTCTTTGCTGGAAGCTTACGAGACGTGCCGCAGCTCGGCGGACTCCAAAACCTGCTGTGACTACGCTCTGCACGTGGGCGTTACTTGGTGGGGACCCGAG GTGCGAGCTGAGATGGAGAAGCtggtgagagagaaaggagtgAATTCCTTCCAGATGTTCATGGCCTATAAGGATACGTTCATGCTGAGGGACAGCGAGCTCTTCCAGGCTCTGCAGCACTGTAAGGACATCGGAGCTATCGCAAGAGTCCATGCTGAGAACGGGGAACTGGTGGCAGAG GGTGCAAAAGAAGCCTTGGACCTGGGCATCAGTGGCCCAGAGGGGATTGAAATCAGTAGGCCTGAAGAG CTGGAAGCAGAGGCGACCCACAGGGCGATAACCATCGCCAACAGG GCCCACTGCCCGCTCTATCTTGTCAACGTGTCCAGTATGGCCGCAGGAGACGTGGTGGCTACTGCCAAGATGCAGG GTAAGGTGGTCCACGGTGAGACGACCACAGCCCATGCTGTGCTGAACGGCATGCAGTATTATCATCAGGACTGGGCCCATGCCGCTGCCCATGTCACCGTGCCTCCTCTCCGTCTGGATCCAAGTACTCCCAATTTCCTGATGAGCCTGCTGGGAAA TGACACTCTGAACGTTGTGGGGTCCGACCACCGTCCGTTCACCATCAAACAGAGAGCCATGGGCAAGGATGATTTCACAAAGATCCCCCACGGGCTTCCTGGCATTCAGGACCGCATGAGCGTCATCTGGGAGAAAGGAGTG ATCGGAGGTAAGATGGATGAGAATCGCTTTGTAGCAGTCACAAGCTCAAACGCAGCCAAGATCTACAACCTCTACCCGAGGAAAGGGAGGATCATCGCAGGAGCAGATGCTGATATAGTGGTCTGGGACCCCGAGGGATCCAA GACCATTTCTGTGGATAACCAGGTCCAGGGAGGAGACGTGAACCTGTATGAAGGCCTCCGTTGTCACGGCGTACCCCTGGTCACCATCAGCCGTGGTCGTCTGGTCTATGAAAATGGCATTTTCATGTGTGCCGAGGGCTCTGGAAAGTTTTGCCCCCTGAGAACCTTCCCGGATTACCTTTACAAGAAGATGGTTCAGAGAGAAAAG TGTCAGGCCGTGAAAGCTGTCGAACGGGAGCCCTACACAGGTGAAGTTGTTACTGTTGCCAACTCGGCAAAGAGAGATTTCGGGGCTTCGGATCTGGACACTCCGACGCGCCCCTGCACCAGGCACGGCGGCGTGAGGGACCTCCACGAGTCCAGCTTTGCCCTGTCTG GTGCTCAGATCGACGACAAAATTCCAAAGAGATCCTCGGCCAGGATCCTCGCCCCGCCTGGAGGAAGATCCAGCGGGATCTGGTAA
- the mapre3a gene encoding microtubule-associated protein RP/EB family member 3a isoform X2, with protein MAVNVYATSVSIDNLSRHDMLAWVNDSLHLTYTKIEQLCSGAAYCQFMDMLFPGCILLKKVKFQAKLEHEFIHNFKVLQAAFKRMSVDKIIPVEKLVKGKFQDNFEFVQWFKKFFDANYDGKEYDPLLARQGQDVAPAPNPGPQRTSPTVPKNMPTPQRVQHNTPAMRKNPSLSRNGGSDAEIMELNQQLMELKLTVDGLEKERDFYFSKLRDIELICQEHESENNSVLSKIIDILYATEEGFAPPEDEDLDEQAHLDQDEY; from the exons ATGGCAGTTAATGTGTACGCCACATCCGTGTCCATTGACAACCTCAGCCGACATGACATGCTGGCATGGGTCAACGATTCTTTGCACCTCACCTACACTAAGATTGAACAGCTCTGTTCAG GAGCTGCATACTGCCAGTTCATGGACATGTTGTTTCCAGGTTGCATCCTTCTGAAGAAGGTCAAATTTCAAGCCAAGCTGGAGCATGAATTTATACACAACTTCAAAGTTCTTCAGGCAGCTTTTAAACGGATGAGTGTTGACAAA ATTATTCCTGTAGAAAAGCTCGTAAAAGGGAAGTTCCAGGACAACTTTGAATTCGTGCAGTGGTTCAAGAAGTTCTTCGACGCCAACTACGACGGGAAGGAGTACGACCCTTTACTAGCCAGACAGGGGCAGGACGTGGCCCCCGCCCCCAACCCAG GACCACAGAGGACATCTCCAACAGTTCCCAAAAACATGCCAACACCACAGCGGGTCCAACACAACACTCCAGCCATGAGGAAGAATCCGTCTTTGTCTAGAAACGGGGGAAGTGATGCTGAGATCATGGAGCTAAATCAACAG TTGATGGAGTTGAAGTTGACTGTAGACGGActagagaaggagagagacttCTACTTCAGCAAACTACGGGACATTGAGCTGATCTGCCAGGAACACGAGAGCGAGAACAACTCCGTTCTCAGCAAGATAATCGACATTCTCTACGCAACAGAG gaaGGCTTTGCGCCTCCGGAGGATGAGGACCTCGATGAACAAGCTCACCTGGACCAGGATGAATACTAA
- the mapre3a gene encoding microtubule-associated protein RP/EB family member 3a isoform X1 — translation MAVNVYATSVSIDNLSRHDMLAWVNDSLHLTYTKIEQLCSGAAYCQFMDMLFPGCILLKKVKFQAKLEHEFIHNFKVLQAAFKRMSVDKIIPVEKLVKGKFQDNFEFVQWFKKFFDANYDGKEYDPLLARQGQDVAPAPNPGDHFIHRPKRNAGPQRTSPTVPKNMPTPQRVQHNTPAMRKNPSLSRNGGSDAEIMELNQQLMELKLTVDGLEKERDFYFSKLRDIELICQEHESENNSVLSKIIDILYATEEGFAPPEDEDLDEQAHLDQDEY, via the exons ATGGCAGTTAATGTGTACGCCACATCCGTGTCCATTGACAACCTCAGCCGACATGACATGCTGGCATGGGTCAACGATTCTTTGCACCTCACCTACACTAAGATTGAACAGCTCTGTTCAG GAGCTGCATACTGCCAGTTCATGGACATGTTGTTTCCAGGTTGCATCCTTCTGAAGAAGGTCAAATTTCAAGCCAAGCTGGAGCATGAATTTATACACAACTTCAAAGTTCTTCAGGCAGCTTTTAAACGGATGAGTGTTGACAAA ATTATTCCTGTAGAAAAGCTCGTAAAAGGGAAGTTCCAGGACAACTTTGAATTCGTGCAGTGGTTCAAGAAGTTCTTCGACGCCAACTACGACGGGAAGGAGTACGACCCTTTACTAGCCAGACAGGGGCAGGACGTGGCCCCCGCCCCCAACCCAGGTGATCACTTTATCCACAGACCAAAGAGAAACGCAG GACCACAGAGGACATCTCCAACAGTTCCCAAAAACATGCCAACACCACAGCGGGTCCAACACAACACTCCAGCCATGAGGAAGAATCCGTCTTTGTCTAGAAACGGGGGAAGTGATGCTGAGATCATGGAGCTAAATCAACAG TTGATGGAGTTGAAGTTGACTGTAGACGGActagagaaggagagagacttCTACTTCAGCAAACTACGGGACATTGAGCTGATCTGCCAGGAACACGAGAGCGAGAACAACTCCGTTCTCAGCAAGATAATCGACATTCTCTACGCAACAGAG gaaGGCTTTGCGCCTCCGGAGGATGAGGACCTCGATGAACAAGCTCACCTGGACCAGGATGAATACTAA